A section of the Centropristis striata isolate RG_2023a ecotype Rhode Island chromosome 7, C.striata_1.0, whole genome shotgun sequence genome encodes:
- the LOC131975423 gene encoding sialidase-3-like produces MGKKHPRHCHELKEEEETVFKSKKGEVYRIPALFYNRNNKTLMAFAEKRRTEDDSSSLELVMKTATVNMDENTHEVKWSELKPVKEAHLDGYRPMNPCPVYEKTSQTLFLFFICVKGRVSESRQRCTGCNKARLCYVKTTDDGQSWSDCTDLTDQLVKEQCWATFAVGPGHGLQTETGRLIVPLYAYASSSCSTCCSTCCCCIMCCCSTPHALSLYSVDGGNTWQFGEMLQQQSLECEMAEYFDEKQESSIYCNARTKGGNREEAVSRNEGKDFSTLSPKRLPETGKGCQGSVVSFPAQGADTEGDPSQSKNKWLLFSHPSNKCKRIDLGVYLNKSPGNPETWSEPCILHRGPSGYSDLAYIDDGRFACLMECGTKRETEQIACKLFSYSEIKRVLERKNANKSSVV; encoded by the exons ATGGGGAAGAAACACCCACGTCACTGTCATGAactaaaagaagaagaggaaaccGTCTTTAAATCCAAAAAGGGAGAAGTGTACAGGATCCCTGCTCTTTTCTACAACCGAAACAACAAAACCCTCATGGCCTTTGCAGAGAAGCGGAGGACTGAGGATGATAGCAGCTCATTGGAGCTGGTCATGAAGACAGCAACGGTGAACATGGATGAAAACACTCATGAGGTAA AGTGGTCAGAGCTAAAACCAGTAAAGGAGGCACACCTTGATGGATACCGACCTATGAACCCCTGCCCAGTTTATGAGAAGACAAGCCAaacacttttcctgtttttcatcTGTGTTAAAGGCAGAGTCTCAGAGTCACGTCAGAGATGCACAGGCTGTAACAAGGCTCGTCTCTGCTATGTTAAAACTACAGATGATGGCCAAAGTTGGAGTGACTGTACTGATTTGACAGACCAACTGGTAAAGGAGCAATGTTGGGCCACGTTTGCTGTTGGGCCGGGCCATGGTCTTCAAACAGAGACTGGTAgattgattgttcccctttatGCTTATGCGTCTTCATCCTGCTCAACCTGTTGCTCAACCTGTTGCTGTTGCATAATGTGTTGTTGCTCCACTCCACATGCTCTCTCCCTGTACAGTGTCGATGGGGGCAACACATGGCAATTTGGCGAAATGTTACAACAACAGTCACTTGAATGTGAAATGGCCGAGTATTTTGATGAGAAACAAGAAAGCTCAATCTACTGCAATGCCCGTACTAAAGGAGGCAACCGAGAAGAAGCGGTCAGTAGAAATGAAGGAAAGGATTTTTCCACGCTTAGTCCTAAAAGACTTCCAGAAACAGGGAAAGGCTGTCAGGGAAGTGTGGTCTCCTTTCCAGCTCAAGGTGCAGATACAGAGGGTGACCCAAGCCAGAGCAAAAACAAGTGGCTGCTCTTCAGCCACCCAAGCAACAAGTGCAAAAGGATCGATTTAGGAGTGTATCTGAATAAATCTCCAGGCAACCCAGAGACATGGAGCGAACCCTGCATCCTTCACAGAGGACCCAGTGGTTACTCAGACCTGGCTTACATTGATGATGGTAGGTTTGCATGTCTCATGGAGTGTGGGACAAAGAGAGAAACTGAACAGATAGCTTGTAAACTTTTCAGCTACAGTGAAATTAAACGGGTACTGGAGCGTAAAAATGCAAACAAGTCTTCAGTTGTGTAA